Proteins co-encoded in one Carassius carassius chromosome 35, fCarCar2.1, whole genome shotgun sequence genomic window:
- the LOC132116171 gene encoding small muscular protein-like, translating into MSKQPSTNVKALQANLNIPMGALRPGAGHPVKKREDTVDAEEASSVTPEEKKALPGGVKLPGPAVDLSELQNVKSELKWVTKD; encoded by the exons ATGTCTAAACAGCCATCGACCAATGTAAAAGCCCTGCAG GCCAACCTTAATATTCCGATGGGGGCTCTGCGTCCTGGGGCGGGACATCCTGTGAAGAAGAGAGAAGATACAGTAGATGCAGAGGAG GCATCCTCAGTGACTCCAGAGGAGAAAAAGGCCCTCCCTGGTGGCGTGAAACTACCAGGCCCCGCCGTTGACCTTTCTGAGCTCCAGAACGTAAAGAGTGAACTCAAATGGGTCACCAAGGACTAA
- the LOC132115737 gene encoding kelch-like protein 34, whose amino-acid sequence MNYYLMLSNSHGEGVLSRYQSLRLEGRMCDVVLKTEGVEFPAHRTLLACSSDYFWSMFQEYTLESAARIISLPALSSLGLEQILDFIYTSWISLSLSTLEVTLQAACYLQITHAVDLCTRYISESIAPDNCCFFANIAARYGLSEAFDDCNSFIGSNMCRILTSEEYKAELMVLNIDSLQEVLVVEEMPGVKEIDLLQLVLDWLECNPQSSLQSNALLSRIRFGLIPPKELSQLSALKHALRTPFVHSVVEKALNYHLQVPLQPLLQSVHTSLRATKSKILLVGGGQEENRPKNQILTYEPRSKKFQALSTALPNKLQHQGVCVVGNFLFILGGEVVHVDEENEKSAMMTVTDQVWRYDPRFGQWEEMEPLLQKRAQFACCVVEGVIFAIGGRGQRGEPSLSSVERYNMREGCWHSGVSLQYSVHGHACATIGTGIYISGGIHVNNLESSKEVLFLNAVKGYAWQRRSNMSIARFGHQMATARGKIYTFLGMYEPFCDIEHYSPEQDLWTRLKPLLNDRFCYGLTATGERRVLLFGGRKWQEGHEVCTTNVLEYDTEYDAWREVCKLPGPLCGIQCAIMTLQDPPET is encoded by the coding sequence ATGAATTACTACCTGATGCTCAGCAACAGTCATGGAGAAGGTGTTTTGTCTCGGTACCAGAGCCTGCGTCTGGAGGGTCGAATGTGTGATGTTGTTTTGAAGACAGAAGGTGTGGAGTTCCCTGCTCATCGCACTTTGTTAGCATGTTCCAGCGACTACTTCTGGTCTATGTTTCAGGAATACACTCTGGAATCCGCTGCCCGTATTATCAGCTTGCCAGCCTTGTCATCTCTGGGCCTGGAGCAGATACTGGACTTCATCTATACCTCATGGATCTCACTGTCACTCTCCACTTTGGAGGTCACACTACAGGCTGCCTGCTATCTACAGATCACCCATGCCGTGGATCTTTGCACTCGGTACATCTCTGAAAGCATTGCTCCTGACAACTGCTGTTTTTTTGCGAACATAGCAGCTCGCTACGGCCTTTCTGAAGCATTCGATGACTGCAACTCTTTTATTGGCAGTAACATGTGCAGAATACTTACATCTGAGGAATACAAGGCTGAGCTAATGGTGTTAAACATAGATTCTCTGCAAGAGGTGCTCGTAGTTGAGGAGATGCCGGGAGTGAAGGAGATAGACCTTCTACAGCTGGTTTTGGACTGGCTAGAGTGCAACCCACAATCTTCCTTGCAAAGTAACGCATTGCTCAGTCGGATCCGATTTGGTTTGATTCCACCTAAAGAGCTGTCTCAACTCAGTGCACTGAAACATGCTCTACGGACACCCTTCGTCCACAGTGTAGTGGAGAAAGCACTTAACTACCACCTTCAGGTTCCCCTACAGCCTCTACTACAAAGTGTCCACACCAGCTTAAGAGCCACAAAGAGCAAGATTCTTCTGGTGGGAGGAGGACAAGAGGAAAACAGGCCCAAGAATCAGATACTAACCTACGAACCTCGCAGTAAGAAATTCCAGGCGCTATCAACAGCCCTGCCAAATAAGCTACAGCACCAGGGAGTATGTGTTGTTGGGAACTTCCTATTCATACTAGGTGGTGAGGTGGTGCATGTGGATGAGGAGAACGAGAAGAGTGCTATGATGACTGTGACTGACCAGGTGTGGCGCTATGACCCACGGTTTGGGCAGTGGGAGGAGATGGAGCCACTCTTGCAGAAGAGGGCACAGTTTGCCTGCTGTGTGGTGGAAGGTGTTATATTTGCTATCGGTGGACGGGGCCAGAGGGGTGAGCCTTCTTTGTCATCTGTGGAAAGGTACAATATGAGAGAAGGGTGCTGGCACAGTGGTGTATCCCTACAATATTCAGTTCATGGACATGCCTGTGCCACTATTGGAACAGGAATATACATCTCAGGTGGCATCCATGTCAATAACTTAGAGAGTAGCAAAGAAGTACTGTTTCTGAATGCAGTTAAAGGGTATGCCTGGCAGAGACGTTCTAACATGTCCATTGCCAGATTTGGCCACCAGATGGCAACAGCGAGAGGAAAAATTTACACCTTTTTGGGAATGTATGAGCCCTTCTGTGACATTGAACACTACAGTCCTGAGCAAGACCTGTGGACCCGTTTAAAGCCCCTACTGAATGACCGCTTCTGCTATGGTTTGACCGCAACAGGGGAAAGACGTGTACTTTTGTTTGGAGGCAGAAAATGGCAGGAAGGACATGAGGTGTGTACAACAAATGTGCTGGAGTACGATACGGAATATGATGCTTGGAGAGAAGTGTGTAAACTACCAGGACCCTTGTGTGGGATTCAGTGTGCCATAATGACTCTTCAAGACCCTCCAGAGACCTAA